In Methanosarcina siciliae T4/M, one genomic interval encodes:
- a CDS encoding energy-coupling factor transporter transmembrane component T family protein has product MIGARSIAEPTIKDTIIHRMDPRAKILILISTVFVAVTLDNPETMLLLFLIILSGFALARMPAIKLKTLAILLTLLIWGTIYSQALFYSQLPRTVIFTIVSPDVPVLGWLTNGGLFVYAEGLHHGAIQGLRSASILSLGLLMCWTTDSRDMLNGLVGLKVPYSAAFMVVTAVRFLPIIITEVLTVVTVQRLRGFNPKRFGSGIVKTSLNILTPTLSNCVRRTGTLAVSIQSRAFRANPERTYLKKLKFSELDKALVAVCIFAAISIVLIKLLYNMYTGGIYYSADLRPVYALARGYL; this is encoded by the coding sequence ATGATAGGTGCCAGATCAATTGCAGAACCGACAATTAAGGACACAATAATTCACAGGATGGACCCGCGGGCAAAGATCCTGATCCTGATCTCCACGGTTTTTGTAGCGGTAACCCTTGACAATCCAGAAACCATGCTTCTGCTGTTTCTGATCATACTTTCCGGATTTGCGCTTGCAAGGATGCCGGCAATAAAACTCAAAACCCTTGCAATATTACTCACGCTTTTGATCTGGGGGACTATCTACTCTCAGGCCCTTTTTTATTCCCAGCTTCCAAGGACCGTGATTTTTACCATAGTCAGCCCTGATGTCCCGGTCCTGGGCTGGCTGACAAACGGAGGGCTTTTCGTATATGCGGAAGGGCTTCACCACGGCGCAATTCAGGGCTTGAGATCGGCTTCAATCCTGTCCCTCGGGCTTCTTATGTGCTGGACCACGGACTCAAGGGATATGCTAAACGGGCTTGTGGGGCTAAAAGTCCCTTACAGTGCAGCTTTTATGGTGGTTACGGCAGTCCGCTTCCTGCCGATAATAATCACCGAAGTCCTAACCGTAGTTACGGTCCAGAGGCTCAGGGGTTTCAACCCTAAAAGATTCGGGTCAGGGATCGTAAAAACGTCCCTTAATATTTTGACCCCGACGCTCTCAAACTGCGTAAGGAGAACAGGCACCCTTGCAGTTTCGATCCAGAGCCGGGCTTTTCGGGCAAACCCGGAAAGGACCTACCTCAAAAAACTGAAGTTTTCGGAATTGGATAAGGCATTGGTTGCGGTCTGTATTTTTGCTGCAATAAGTATTGTGCTCATAAAGCTGCTTTACAATATGTATACAGGCGGAATTTACTATAGTGCAGATTTAAGACCTGTTTATGCGCTTGCAAGGGGATACCTGTGA
- a CDS encoding ABC transporter ATP-binding protein, with translation MIEIRELSKSFGNLIAVDKLDLDVGNEIFGLLGPNGAGKSTTVMMLTTLLKPSGGTAKVCGHDIVRESKKVRSKISYVPQDMAVDRKLTGRENVLLYAKLYGIPNRNSKVDEVLEMMALSGRAGDLVKTYSGGMRRRLELAQALVHEPEVLFLDEPTLGLDVNGRKKIWEHIRMLKAEGMTIFMTTHYLEEAEKYCNRVAIIDKGQIAAVGSPENLISSIGENASLNDVFLEKVKTPEEQAGFNSTQFRNLLRRR, from the coding sequence GTGATAGAGATAAGAGAATTATCAAAATCTTTCGGAAACCTGATTGCTGTTGATAAGCTCGACCTTGACGTCGGAAATGAGATTTTCGGCCTCCTGGGGCCCAACGGGGCAGGTAAAAGTACGACGGTCATGATGCTTACAACCCTGCTAAAACCCAGCGGCGGCACTGCAAAGGTCTGCGGGCATGATATTGTAAGAGAATCAAAAAAAGTGAGGTCAAAGATAAGCTATGTCCCCCAGGACATGGCAGTGGACCGAAAACTCACAGGCAGGGAAAATGTACTGCTTTATGCAAAACTCTACGGGATTCCGAACCGAAACTCAAAGGTAGACGAGGTTCTTGAGATGATGGCCCTCTCGGGAAGGGCAGGCGACCTTGTCAAAACATACTCGGGAGGGATGAGAAGGCGACTTGAACTTGCCCAGGCGCTTGTGCACGAGCCTGAAGTCCTTTTCCTTGACGAACCCACTCTCGGCCTGGACGTCAACGGCAGAAAGAAAATATGGGAACATATCAGGATGCTGAAAGCCGAAGGGATGACCATTTTCATGACCACACACTACCTTGAAGAGGCAGAAAAGTACTGCAACAGAGTTGCCATTATTGATAAGGGCCAAATAGCAGCTGTCGGTTCCCCTGAAAACCTGATAAGTTCCATAGGAGAAAATGCCTCTCTCAATGACGTCTTCCTCGAGAAAGTCAAGACCCCTGAAGAGCAGGCAGGGTTTAATTCAACCCAGTTCAGAAACCTTCTGAGGCGGAGATAA
- a CDS encoding phosphate signaling complex PhoU family protein produces the protein MTKDKRKVQFTGNSTYIVSLPIKWVRDIGLEAGDTLTLTPMPNKTLLVSSSAVSKEHSALKATIDYLHSDSAENNLRILISHYLVGYDVIRLTTKKGFSAYDRKFIKDSVRQKLIGLELVEESRNELVFQCLLNYNDLPLNRVIKNMYGLVLSMLEDSMTALRDRNVEIAEDVIQRDDDVDRFYLLAVRQLKASIEDIELSEKIGIRHPRECLGYRLITKSIERVGDHAVRIARNVLKMESGISNDDPIFKMADLSTKVFESSIDSMQQEDLQAINQIVVEAKKVSQFGVSLEQRSGEGSGSIELSMVLESLRRVAEYSADIAEVSINMNIKQL, from the coding sequence AGATACGCTGACCCTAACACCCATGCCGAACAAAACCCTGCTGGTTTCCTCCAGTGCGGTTTCGAAAGAACATTCTGCCCTTAAGGCAACTATAGATTACCTTCACTCCGATAGTGCGGAAAATAACCTGAGAATCCTTATTTCTCATTATCTGGTTGGGTATGACGTAATCAGGCTGACCACCAAAAAAGGTTTCAGCGCCTATGACCGTAAATTCATAAAGGACTCTGTGCGCCAGAAACTCATAGGGCTCGAGCTCGTGGAAGAATCCAGAAATGAACTCGTCTTCCAGTGTCTTCTGAACTATAACGACCTCCCTCTCAACCGTGTAATCAAGAACATGTACGGGCTTGTCCTTTCAATGCTTGAGGACTCCATGACCGCCCTTCGGGACCGCAATGTGGAGATCGCAGAGGACGTCATCCAGAGGGACGATGATGTTGATCGGTTCTACCTCCTTGCTGTCCGCCAGCTCAAAGCTTCAATTGAAGACATTGAGCTTTCAGAAAAAATCGGAATCAGACACCCACGGGAGTGTCTTGGCTACAGGCTTATTACCAAGAGTATCGAGCGTGTAGGAGACCACGCAGTAAGGATTGCCAGGAACGTCCTTAAAATGGAGTCCGGAATCAGTAATGATGACCCGATTTTCAAAATGGCTGATCTCTCCACGAAAGTGTTTGAAAGTTCCATAGATTCCATGCAGCAGGAAGATCTCCAGGCTATAAACCAGATCGTTGTTGAAGCCAAGAAAGTTTCACAGTTTGGAGTTTCCCTGGAACAAAGAAGCGGCGAAGGTTCAGGTAGCATCGAACTCAGCATGGTCCTTGAGAGCCTGAGAAGAGTAGCCGAATACAGTGCCGATATTGCAGAAGTCTCAATTAATATGAACATAAAGCAGCTCTAA
- a CDS encoding ABC transporter ATP-binding protein: MIEIKDLWYTYPGRTEPTLKGVNLKIKEGEFVLLTGPTGCGKSTLLKTLNGIIPHESGGIFSGSIRVNGIETRNSNQMELSRAVGLVFQNPDDQIFSTSVEDEVAFGPENLCLKREEIDKKVEEALRMVGMAGHRLASTNALSGGQKQRICIASMLAMMPEILAMDEPVSQMDPLGTREVLNTVRELNRKLKITILLVEHRIHELTPFADRIVIMDGGKIILDQPASKAFDYLEVFHRLGLRVPEPVELCHTLGIKASPLSTGEALAVLGAGNCKEKAKTPRTFSNPEEETGMQTGSAGNNGSIVGTTGNNDSIISIRDLWSGYEKNRMVLKGINLEIRKGERVAIMGTNGSGKSTLLLNLAAMLKPYKGGVKVFGEDTRPRNSYSFAGRVGFVFQNPDLMLFCDSVEEEASFGPVQLKYKDIEERTRTSLEAMSILDLKQDLPQSLSRGQRLRTAVASVLSINPEIILLDEPTTGQDRVNIEHMMNYFKDNCSTLVFCTHDIEIAMLYATRILVMDEGRIIADGKGREVIKNIEILKQASLTQPPGVEIANCLGVDAFSVTELVEVLTRRSSEVKKYEVRKDELENYEGVNSEGMNSEGIKC, translated from the coding sequence ATGATAGAGATCAAAGACCTGTGGTACACTTATCCCGGGAGGACGGAACCGACGTTAAAAGGGGTAAACCTGAAAATAAAGGAAGGGGAATTCGTCCTCCTGACAGGCCCTACGGGCTGCGGGAAAAGCACATTACTAAAAACCCTTAACGGCATAATTCCCCATGAATCCGGTGGGATATTCTCAGGCAGCATCCGGGTAAACGGGATCGAGACCCGGAACTCAAACCAGATGGAACTTTCAAGAGCTGTAGGCCTTGTTTTTCAGAACCCCGATGACCAGATCTTTTCCACAAGCGTTGAGGACGAGGTAGCCTTCGGGCCCGAAAACCTCTGCCTGAAAAGAGAAGAGATCGATAAGAAGGTAGAAGAAGCCCTTCGGATGGTCGGGATGGCAGGACACCGGCTGGCTTCCACGAATGCCCTTTCCGGAGGGCAGAAGCAGAGGATCTGCATTGCAAGCATGCTTGCGATGATGCCTGAAATCCTTGCCATGGACGAGCCCGTAAGCCAGATGGACCCTCTGGGCACCCGGGAAGTCCTGAATACCGTGAGAGAACTTAACAGAAAACTGAAGATAACCATCCTGCTGGTTGAGCACAGAATACACGAACTTACGCCCTTTGCAGACAGGATTGTCATAATGGACGGGGGAAAAATAATCCTTGACCAGCCCGCCTCAAAAGCTTTTGATTATCTTGAGGTATTTCACAGGCTGGGGCTGAGGGTTCCCGAACCTGTTGAACTCTGCCACACCCTGGGGATAAAGGCCAGTCCCCTCAGTACGGGGGAGGCTCTTGCCGTGCTGGGCGCCGGAAATTGTAAAGAAAAAGCAAAAACTCCCCGGACCTTTTCAAACCCGGAAGAAGAAACTGGAATGCAAACCGGTTCTGCCGGAAATAATGGGTCTATAGTCGGCACAACCGGAAATAACGATTCTATAATATCTATCCGGGACCTGTGGTCAGGATATGAAAAAAACAGGATGGTGCTTAAGGGTATAAATCTGGAAATCCGGAAAGGGGAAAGAGTTGCAATCATGGGAACAAACGGCTCGGGTAAATCGACCCTGCTTCTGAACCTTGCAGCCATGCTTAAACCGTACAAAGGGGGTGTAAAGGTCTTCGGGGAAGACACCCGGCCAAGAAACTCATATTCTTTTGCCGGGAGGGTCGGATTCGTCTTCCAGAACCCTGATCTCATGCTCTTCTGTGATTCGGTTGAGGAAGAGGCCAGTTTCGGGCCGGTCCAGTTAAAGTATAAGGATATCGAGGAAAGGACAAGGACTTCGCTTGAAGCCATGTCGATTCTGGACCTCAAGCAGGACCTCCCCCAATCCCTGAGCCGGGGGCAGAGGCTCAGGACAGCCGTTGCTTCGGTGCTTTCCATAAATCCCGAGATTATTCTCCTTGACGAACCCACAACCGGGCAGGACAGGGTAAATATTGAACATATGATGAATTATTTCAAAGACAACTGCTCCACACTGGTTTTCTGTACCCATGACATCGAGATTGCAATGCTCTATGCCACAAGAATCCTTGTGATGGATGAGGGCCGGATTATAGCCGATGGAAAAGGGAGAGAGGTCATAAAGAACATCGAAATCCTGAAGCAAGCTTCCCTTACCCAGCCCCCGGGTGTCGAGATTGCGAATTGTCTTGGAGTGGATGCTTTTTCGGTCACGGAACTTGTTGAAGTGCTGACCCGGAGAAGTTCTGAAGTGAAAAAATATGAAGTTAGAAAAGATGAATTGGAAAATTATGAAGGAGTGAATTCTGAAGGAATGAATTCCGAAGGGATAAAATGCTGA
- a CDS encoding ABC transporter permease: protein MKKTGFYLKAVFYYFERDLVKWLRGRVTVVSSLVMPAAWLVFVGLALPTKFTDNYLEFITPGILVMTILFSSLQGGSLMIFDKILGFLNKFLAMPSPRESMLYGKILFISIRGLLQATVILLIATVLGVRISNPINIVLIYLTLFLFSVFFSALSTMIGLHLSDHDSYAAVNSMISMPLFFTSSALMPYDVMPTWLRTLAKLNPVSYAIDSTRMLFEGGIPVHGLIGLTVGAGIMVLLGTYQFRKAVV, encoded by the coding sequence ATGAAAAAAACAGGATTCTACTTAAAAGCCGTATTCTACTATTTCGAAAGGGACCTCGTAAAATGGCTCCGGGGCCGGGTAACCGTTGTTTCCTCCCTTGTAATGCCTGCCGCCTGGCTCGTATTTGTCGGGCTTGCCCTCCCCACAAAGTTTACCGATAATTATCTTGAGTTTATCACCCCCGGCATCCTTGTCATGACAATCCTCTTTTCCTCCCTGCAGGGCGGATCACTCATGATTTTTGATAAAATCCTGGGTTTTTTGAATAAATTTCTCGCCATGCCCTCCCCCCGGGAAAGCATGCTGTACGGAAAAATCCTCTTTATTAGCATAAGGGGTCTGCTGCAGGCAACCGTAATCCTCCTGATAGCCACCGTCCTCGGAGTAAGAATATCAAACCCGATAAACATAGTCCTGATATACCTTACCCTGTTCCTGTTTTCAGTCTTTTTCTCTGCCCTCTCGACCATGATAGGCCTGCACTTAAGCGACCACGACAGCTATGCAGCCGTGAACAGCATGATCAGCATGCCGCTCTTTTTCACAAGCAGCGCCCTCATGCCCTACGACGTCATGCCCACCTGGCTAAGGACACTGGCAAAACTAAATCCTGTCAGCTATGCCATAGACAGCACAAGAATGCTGTTTGAAGGAGGAATACCCGTTCACGGGCTCATAGGCCTTACCGTAGGAGCCGGAATTATGGTACTTCTCGGAACATATCAGTTCCGGAAGGCAGTTGTGTGA